A single window of Saccharomyces kudriavzevii IFO 1802 strain IFO1802 genome assembly, chromosome: 16 DNA harbors:
- the PRP46 gene encoding mRNA splicing protein PRP46 (similar to Saccharomyces cerevisiae PRP46 (YPL151C); ancestral locus Anc_8.672), with protein sequence MDENGYKFENLGDIDDFYSRIRWNNQFSYMDSLPPHLRREVEGQKHLLERYDAYANKIPFSDKESRDVASQRMHGDMPGTSHALVSKKDQDAHTSTFVSEIFQPEIAGEFIVNRYEKLLSQKPEWHAPWKLLRVINGHLGWVRCAAIDPVDNEWFVTGSNDTTMKVWDLATGKLKTTLAGHVMTVRDIAVSDRHPYLFSVSEDKTVKCWDLEKNHIIRDYYGHLSGVRTVSIHPTLDLIATAGRDSVVKLWDIRTRMPVITLVGHKGPINQVQCTPVDPQIVSSSTDATVRLWDIVAGKAMKVLTHHKRSVRATALHPKEFSLASACTDDIRSWGIADGSLLTNFESEKTGIINTLSINQDDVLFAGGDDGTLSFYDYKSGHKYQSLATREMVGSLESERSVLCSTFDKTGLRLITGEADKSIKIWKQDETATRESDPGLVWNPNIRTKRF encoded by the coding sequence ATGGACGAAAATGGttacaaatttgaaaatctggGCGATATAGACGATTTCTACTCCAGAATACGCTGGAATAATCAGTTTTCATATATGGATTCTTTACCACCTCACTTACGAAGGGAAGTAGAAGGCCAGAAGCACCTGTTAGAGCGGTATGATGCCTATGCAAACAAAATTCCTTTCTCTGATAAGGAAAGCCGAGATGTTGCTTCACAGCGTATGCACGGGGATATGCCAGGAACATCACATGCATTAGTTAGCAAGAAAGACCAAGATGCGCACACATCAACTTTTGTaagtgaaatttttcagccaGAGATTGCTGGAGAATTTATAGTTAATAGATATGAAAAACTGTTGTCACAGAAACCAGAATGGCACGCACCTTGGAAACTTTTACGCGTTATTAATGGTCATCTTGGATGGGTACGATGTGCGGCAATTGATCCCGTTGACAACGAGTGGTTTGTCACAGGAAGTAATGACACAACAATGAAAGTTTGGGATCTGGCGACGGGGAAATTAAAAACTACTTTAGCTGGACATGTAATGACTGTACGGGACATTGCTGTCTCAGATCGACATCCCTATTTATTCTCTGTCAGTGAAGACAAGACAGTCAAATGCTGggatttagaaaaaaaccaTATTATTAGAGACTACTATGGCCATCTATCTGGGGTTCGTACCGTAAGTATACATCCGACACTGGATTTGATAGCCACTGCAGGCCGAGATAGCGTCGTAAAACTTTGGGACATCAGAACAAGGATGCCTGTTATTACCCTTGTCGGTCACAAGGGTCCAATCAATCAAGTACAATGCACCCCAGTGGACCCTCAAATAGTGAGTTCATCCACTGATGCTACAGTGAGATTGTGGGATATTGTTGCTGGCAAAGCAATGAAAGTTCTGACACATCATAAGAGATCTGTGAGAGCTACTGCACTGCATCCAAAGGAATTTTCACTGGCATCGGCATGTACTGATGACATTAGATCGTGGGGAATAGCAGACGGGTCCTTACTAACCAATTTTGAATCCGAAAAGACAGGCATAATCAATACTTTGAGTATTAACCAAGATGATGTTTTATTTGCTGGTGGCGACGATGGGACACTCTCATTTTATGACTATAAGTCGGGGCACAAATATCAGTCATTGGCCACAAGAGAAATGGTAGGCTCGCTTGAAAGTGAACGTAGTGTTTTATGTAGCACTTTCGATAAAACTGGTCTAAGATTAATCACTGGGGAAGCTGACAAGAGcataaaaatttggaaacaGGATGAGACGGCTACAAGAGAGTCTGATCCTGGACTGGTATGGAATCCCAATATAAGAACCA
- the SKDI16G1260 gene encoding non-specific serine/threonine protein kinase (similar to Saccharomyces cerevisiae YPL150W; ancestral locus Anc_8.668): MVNPVGSSKVEQNNIKSIIGSSYNRLYSQFTSDELTEVGNYKILKQIGEGSFGKVYLALHRPTHRKVCLKTSDKNDPNIVREVFYHRQFDFPYITKLYEVIVTESKVWMALEYCPGKELYDHLLSLHRISLLECGELFAQISGAVYYAHSMHCVHRDLKLENILLDKNGNAKLTDFGFTRECMTKTTLETVCGTTVYMAPELIGRKTYDGFKIDTWSLGVILYTLITGSLPFDDDDEAKTKWKIVNEEPKYDPKLIPDDAKDLISRLLAKNPGERPSLPQVLRHPFLQPYGSVVLDQTEKILCRQRSGGIQFKSKLERRLLKRLKQSGIDTQAVKQSILKRKCDSLSGLWLLLLAQEKKQENCKCPKRSRSVLSVKKVIENATHNDINKTSDDILKPALELSRATSLSKMLNKGSDMVTSMTPISAKKSKDSAKVLHPTFSKIPSQRAYSHSIVNSPRKSNNFLQKVSSFFKSKKNPNNSSNSNSSIYTGVGEDSVASSKGVPASGPFLVKKTSSFQKSRTDVGADSSKTNSKESLKKKVACTIALSSGANVALKYSKTSGNSMEGVKETPELFSNEHVRIEEPRLKRFKSSISSEISRTSTGNYDSESVENSRSISFDGKVSPPPIRTRPLSEISQISNDTYISEYSTDGNNSSFKISDTAKPSYIRKGSETTSQYSASSEKMTNGYGRKFVRRDLSIISTASSASERSSRTDSFYDITTATPAITTGNGSNRNSNFKESVLPRFGTQRPWTGKRTYTTSRHGKNARRSSKRGIFKISSSNTDSIIQEVSSSEEEDHNILYNKRAGLPKPVLQTKGLTENGLDEHDEEGDDEAGDDEYAVHTDGEFSIKPQFSDDVIDKQRGLANVKAVATKRSLSEGSNWSSSYLDSDGNRQRVSSMLEDDRDSTAYAPDKNMSGKELKRLL, translated from the coding sequence ATGGTCAACCCTGTTGGATCTTCGAAGGTGgaacaaaataatataaaGAGCATTATCGGGTCATCGTATAATCGCCTATACAGCCAGTTTACTTCAGATGAGCTGACAGAAGTAGGTAACTATAAGATTTTAAAACAGATAGGGGAAGGAAGCTTTGGGAAGGTATACTTAGCACTCCATAGGCCGACACATCGTAAAGTTTGTTTGAAGACAAGCGATAAGAATGATCCTAACATTGTTAGAGAGGTATTTTACCACAGACAGTTCGATTTTCCTTATATTACGAAGCTTTATGAGGTGATAGTAACAGAGTCTAAAGTTTGGATGGCATTAGAATATTGCCCAGGGAAAGAATTGTATGATCATTTACTTTCTCTGCATAGGATATCCTTACTCGAATGTGGAGAATTGTTTGCACAAATTTCAGGTGCTGTTTACTATGCGCACTCTATGCACTGTGTTCACAGAGATTTAAAATTAGAGAATATTCTACTAGATAAAAATGGCAACGCCAAACTAACGGATTTTGGCTTTACAAGGGAATGCATGACGAAAACGACTTTGGAAACAGTTTGTGGTACCACCGTTTATATGGCACCCGAATTGATAGGGAGAAAGACATATGATGGATTTAAGATTGATACATGGTCACTGGGAGTAATATTATACACGTTGATTACGGGATCTTTGCcatttgatgatgatgatgaggcTAAAACTAAATGGAAAATCGTCAATGAAGAACCAAAATACGATCCCAAATTAATTCCCGATGATGCCAAAGATTTAATTTCACGATTATTGGCTAAAAATCCAGGAGAACGTCCATCTTTGCCACAGGTTTTGCGTCACCCTTTCTTGCAGCCCTACGGTTCAGTGGTTCTAGAccaaactgaaaaaattttgtgcAGACAACGCAGTGGGGGTATTCAGTTTAAAAGTAAATTAGAAAGGAGGTTATTGAAGCGTCTCAAACAATCCGGCATTGATACACAAGCAGTAAAGCAGtccattttgaaaagaaaatgtgaTTCACTTTCCGGGCTATGGCTGCTATTGTTAGCacaagagaaaaagcaagaaaattgTAAATGTCCAAAGAGAAGCAGGTCAGTGCTATCAGTGAAAAAAGTCATCGAAAATGCCACGCATAACGATATTAACAAAACTAGTGACGACATATTAAAACCCGCACTTGAACTTTCTAGGGCTACTTCATTGAGTAAAATGCTAAATAAAGGTTCAGATATGGTAACTTCGATGACCCCGATTAGCGCAAAGAAATCGAAGGATTCGGCGAAGGTACTACATCCtacattttccaaaattcCCTCACAGAGGGCTTATAGTCACTCTATCGTGAATTCCCCTCGAAAatccaataattttttacaaaaagtttctagttttttcaagtcaaaaaaaaatcctaATAACAGtagcaacagcaacagcagcattTATACAGGTGTTGGTGAAGACTCAGTCGCAAGCAGCAAAGGAGTTCCTGCATCAGGGCCATTTCTTGTGAAGAAAACTAGCTCTTTTCAGAAATCAAGAACGGATGTTGGTGCAGactcttcaaaaacaaactcTAAAGAgtcattaaaaaaaaaagtagcCTGTACCATTGCTTTGAGTAGCGGTGCTAATGTCGCGTTAAAGTACAGCAAGACTTCTGGTAATTCAATGGAAGGCGTAAAGGAAACACCAGAGTTATTTTCAAACGAACACGTTCGAATAGAGGAACCCCGTCTCAAACGCTTCAAATCGTCCATATCAAGTGAAATATCTCGAACTTCTACTGGTAATTATGATAGCGAATCTGTGGAAAATTCTAGGTCTATTTCTTTCGATGGAAAAGTTTCTCCTCCGCCGATACGAACCCGGCCATTATCTGAGATATCCCAAATTTCCAATGACACTTATATCTCCGAATATTCCACTGATGGCAACAATTCgtcattcaaaatttctgatACCGCAAAGCCAAGCTATATCCGTAAAGGTTCAGAGACTACATCACAATATTCAGCTTCATCcgaaaaaatgacaaatgGCTACGGTAGAAAATTCGTTAGGAGAGATTTAAGTATTATATCAACAGCGTCCAGTGCATCAGAGAGAAGTTCAAGGACAGATTCTTTCTACGATATCACAACTGCCACTCCAGCGATAACTACCGGCAATGGAAGTAATAGGAACAGCAATTTTAAGGAGTCTGTTTTGCCTAGGTTTGGAACGCAGAGGCCCTGGACGGGGAAAAGGACGTATACGACATCCCGTCATGGCAAAAATGCTAGACGTTCATctaagagaggtatattcaagatttcGTCTTCAAATACGGATTCTATAATTCAGGAAGTGAGTTCAtcggaagaagaagatcatAATATTCTCTATAATAAGCGAGCAGGCCTACCAAAACCCGTTCTGCAAACTAAAGGATTGACAGAAAATGGACTAGATGAGCACGATGAGGAAGGGGACGATGAGGCGGGGGACGATGAGTATGCCGTTCATACCGACGGAGAATTTTCCATAAAGCCTCAGTTTTCTGATGACGTTATAGACAAGCAGCGCGGTCTTGCAAATGTGAAAGCCGTGGCAACTAAACGTTCATTGAGCGAAGGTAGTAACTGGTCCAGTAGCTATTTGGATTCAGATGGTAATCGGCAGCGCGTATCTTCAATGTTAGAGGATGACAGAGATTCTACAGCATACGCACCGGATAAGAATATGAGCGGTAAAGAACTCAAAAGACTATTATAA